In Streptomyces hawaiiensis, one genomic interval encodes:
- a CDS encoding TIGR02611 family protein, protein MNAGSSEPGEVAVASNETGTGEVRGEQDRGLGSRAPEFIKARRVLHLSWQVGVFILGLAVVVAGIIMLPLPGPGWVVIFCGMAIWATEFVWAQLVLRWTKRKVTEAAQRALDPKVRRRNIILTSIGLVIVGVLIGIYLWKFGIVMPWKIEDQ, encoded by the coding sequence ATGAATGCGGGGAGTAGCGAGCCGGGCGAGGTGGCCGTGGCGTCGAACGAGACGGGGACGGGCGAGGTGCGCGGCGAGCAGGACCGTGGGCTCGGATCACGGGCGCCGGAATTCATCAAGGCCCGTCGCGTGCTGCACCTGAGCTGGCAGGTCGGCGTTTTCATCCTCGGGCTCGCGGTCGTCGTGGCCGGCATCATCATGCTGCCCCTGCCCGGACCGGGCTGGGTCGTGATCTTCTGCGGTATGGCGATCTGGGCGACGGAGTTCGTCTGGGCCCAGCTGGTGCTCCGCTGGACCAAGCGGAAGGTAACCGAGGCGGCGCAGCGCGCCCTCGATCCCAAGGTGCGGCGTCGCAACATCATCCTGACGTCGATCGGGCTGGTGATCGTGGGCGTCCTGATCGGCATCTACCTGTGGAAGTTCGGCATCGTCATGCCGTGGAAGATCGAGGACCAGTGA
- a CDS encoding serine/threonine-protein kinase, whose amino-acid sequence MNMAMMRLRREDPRVVGSFKLHRRLGAGGMGVVYLGSDKKGQRVALKVIRPDLAEDQEFRSRFAREVSAARRIRGGCTARLVAADLDAERPWFATQYVPGPSLHDKVAAEGPLGAADVAAVGAALSEGLVAVHEAGVVHRDLKPSNILLSPKGPRIIDFGIAWATGASTLTHVGTAVGSPGFLAPEQVRGATVTPATDVFSLGATLAYSSMGDSPFGHGSSEVMLYRVVHEEPQLHGVPDALAPLVRACLAKDPEERPSTLQLSLRLKEIAARESQDLAGVRPPAPRGSDTERLADTYPERTRRPQGQQGAGTSGAQRGRGTPPPRGSAPSRDGQPSQDGPASQSGPGARGGARATGGGNRSTGGANRGRTPVRGSGASRGGNPPRSGSRPTPTGRNGTRSGGGSRPAPHSGTGRPASRNTGTGLRPANPRLLRQRLFVFVVVTLLVAVGIALVQGCQGPARGFGGDGGGARQERVQQGHDPRDFEP is encoded by the coding sequence ATGAACATGGCGATGATGCGCCTGAGGCGCGAGGACCCGCGCGTCGTCGGCTCGTTCAAGCTTCACAGACGGCTCGGCGCGGGCGGGATGGGCGTGGTCTACCTGGGCTCCGACAAGAAGGGGCAGCGGGTCGCGCTCAAGGTCATCCGGCCCGACCTGGCGGAGGATCAGGAGTTTCGCTCACGGTTCGCCCGAGAGGTCTCGGCGGCCCGGCGGATCCGCGGCGGCTGCACGGCCCGGCTGGTGGCCGCCGACCTCGACGCGGAGCGCCCCTGGTTCGCCACGCAGTACGTGCCCGGCCCCTCCCTGCACGACAAGGTCGCGGCAGAGGGACCGCTCGGCGCGGCGGACGTCGCGGCCGTCGGCGCCGCCCTGTCGGAGGGCCTGGTCGCGGTGCACGAGGCCGGGGTGGTGCACCGGGACCTGAAGCCGTCCAACATCCTGCTGTCCCCGAAGGGGCCGCGGATCATCGACTTCGGCATCGCCTGGGCCACCGGCGCGTCGACGCTCACCCACGTCGGCACGGCGGTCGGCTCCCCCGGCTTCCTCGCGCCGGAGCAGGTGCGCGGGGCCACCGTCACACCGGCCACGGACGTCTTCTCGCTCGGTGCCACGCTCGCGTACTCCTCGATGGGCGACTCGCCCTTCGGGCACGGCAGTTCCGAGGTGATGCTGTACCGCGTGGTGCACGAGGAGCCGCAGCTGCACGGCGTGCCCGACGCGCTGGCCCCTCTCGTCCGGGCATGTCTGGCGAAGGACCCCGAGGAGCGGCCCAGCACGCTCCAACTGTCGCTGCGGCTCAAGGAGATCGCGGCCCGGGAGTCGCAGGACCTCGCCGGCGTCCGGCCGCCCGCCCCGCGTGGTTCCGACACCGAACGGCTCGCCGACACCTACCCCGAGCGCACCCGGCGTCCGCAGGGACAGCAGGGTGCCGGGACGTCCGGGGCGCAGCGGGGCCGGGGCACTCCCCCGCCGCGGGGTTCCGCTCCGTCCCGGGACGGCCAGCCGTCGCAGGACGGTCCGGCTTCCCAGAGCGGGCCCGGGGCCCGGGGCGGAGCCCGGGCGACCGGGGGCGGGAACCGGTCGACGGGGGGCGCGAACCGTGGCAGGACTCCGGTGCGCGGGTCCGGTGCCTCGCGCGGCGGCAACCCGCCGCGGTCCGGGTCGCGGCCGACGCCCACCGGGCGCAACGGGACGCGGTCGGGCGGCGGCAGCCGCCCCGCCCCGCACAGCGGCACCGGGCGTCCGGCGTCCAGGAACACGGGGACCGGGCTGCGGCCCGCCAATCCGCGGTTGCTGCGGCAGCGGCTGTTCGTGTTCGTCGTGGTGACGCTGCTGGTGGCGGTCGGTATCGCCCTGGTGCAGGGCTGTCAGGGCCCGGCGCGGGGGTTCGGCGGCGACGGGGGCGGGGCCCGGCAGGAGCGCGTCCAGCAGGGCCACGACCCGCGGGATTTCGAGCCGTAG
- a CDS encoding GNAT family N-acetyltransferase, whose translation MTTTLRPTEPLQQNADGTRSRRFQVCVNSRSVGAIHLGTHPVFGTGVARITKLHIDEADRRRGRGTVAALAAEEVARGWGCRRIEAVVPAASEAGLRLATALGYVVRNRGMEKALADTPPDLPEGSRARPMTEAEFGPWLEKGKEDYARSWVERGVPEAEARAKSERDHATLLPNGPATPGMLISVVEHRGTPVGTLWLAVRESSAFVFDVETDPAHRGKGHGRTLMLLAEAQTIAEGRRTLGLNVFAGNAPAERLYASLGYETEQYAMYKPLL comes from the coding sequence ATGACCACGACCCTGCGGCCGACCGAGCCGCTTCAGCAGAACGCCGACGGGACGCGCTCACGCCGCTTCCAGGTGTGTGTGAACAGCCGTTCCGTGGGGGCGATACACCTCGGCACACATCCCGTGTTCGGCACCGGGGTGGCCCGGATCACGAAGCTGCACATCGACGAAGCGGACCGCAGGCGCGGCCGGGGCACGGTCGCCGCGCTCGCCGCGGAGGAGGTGGCGCGCGGCTGGGGGTGCCGCCGTATCGAGGCGGTGGTCCCCGCCGCGTCCGAGGCAGGCCTCCGGCTCGCCACCGCGCTCGGCTACGTCGTCCGCAACCGCGGGATGGAGAAGGCGCTCGCCGACACCCCGCCGGACCTGCCGGAGGGCAGCCGGGCCCGGCCCATGACCGAGGCGGAGTTCGGCCCCTGGCTGGAGAAGGGCAAGGAGGACTACGCCCGCAGCTGGGTCGAGCGGGGCGTCCCGGAGGCCGAGGCCCGGGCCAAGTCGGAGCGCGACCACGCCACCCTGCTGCCCAACGGCCCCGCCACCCCCGGCATGCTCATCAGCGTCGTCGAACACCGGGGGACACCGGTGGGCACGCTGTGGCTGGCGGTGCGCGAGAGCAGCGCCTTCGTCTTCGACGTCGAGACCGACCCCGCCCACCGGGGGAAGGGGCACGGCCGGACCCTGATGCTGCTGGCCGAGGCCCAGACCATCGCCGAGGGCAGGCGGACCCTCGGCCTCAACGTCTTCGCCGGCAACGCCCCGGCCGAACGGCTCTACGCCTCACTCGGCTACGAGACCGAGCAGTACGCCATGTACAAGCCGCTGCTGTAA
- a CDS encoding SsgA family sporulation/cell division regulator: MNTTVSCELHLRLVVSSESSLPVPAGLRYDTADPYAVHATFHTGAEETVEWVFARDLLAEGLHRPTGTGDVRVWPSRSHGQGVVCIALSSPEGEALLEAPARALESFLKRTDAAVPPGTEHRHFDLDQELSHILAES; encoded by the coding sequence ATGAACACCACGGTCAGCTGCGAGCTGCACCTGCGCCTCGTTGTGTCGAGCGAGTCCTCCCTGCCTGTCCCCGCAGGCCTGCGGTACGACACGGCCGACCCCTACGCCGTGCACGCCACCTTCCACACCGGAGCCGAGGAAACCGTCGAGTGGGTGTTCGCCCGCGACCTCCTCGCCGAGGGACTTCACCGCCCTACGGGCACCGGCGACGTCCGCGTCTGGCCGTCGCGCAGCCACGGTCAGGGCGTCGTGTGCATCGCCCTGAGCTCGCCGGAGGGCGAGGCCCTGCTCGAGGCCCCGGCACGGGCCCTGGAGTCCTTCCTGAAGCGGACCGACGCCGCCGTGCCGCCCGGCACGGAACACCGGCACTTCGACCTCGACCAGGAGCTCTCGCACATCCTGGCGGAAAGCTAG
- a CDS encoding carbohydrate ABC transporter permease: MGTTVTHAPAMEGLSQDSEPRHGPVKPARPAALKRRRRRENLAGYLFMSPWIAGFLLLTAGPMVASLYFAFTDYNLFDAPKWIGLDNFSEMFGDPRWRHSVQVTLWYVVVGTPLKLLAALGVALLLAQSRRGQAFYRAAFYAPSLIGASVSVAIVWKAIFSDDAVVDRTQKIFGINVGGWTGDPDMIIYSLVALTVWQFGAPMVIFLAGLKQVPRELYEAAEVDGAGKMRRFWNITLPMISPVLFFNVLLETIHSFQIFSSAYIVGGGAGSNACGPADGSMVYTCYLYVQGFENSRMGLASAMAWLLLIAVALVTAVLFWSQKRWVHYEEGAR, translated from the coding sequence ATGGGAACCACCGTGACACACGCCCCTGCGATGGAGGGCCTGTCCCAGGACTCCGAGCCGCGGCACGGTCCGGTGAAGCCCGCGCGCCCCGCCGCCCTCAAGCGGCGGCGGCGCCGGGAGAACCTGGCCGGCTATCTCTTCATGTCCCCCTGGATCGCCGGGTTCCTGCTCCTCACAGCGGGCCCGATGGTCGCCTCGCTCTACTTCGCCTTCACCGATTACAACCTGTTCGACGCCCCCAAGTGGATCGGCCTCGACAACTTCTCCGAGATGTTCGGCGATCCGCGCTGGCGCCATTCGGTGCAGGTGACGCTCTGGTACGTCGTCGTCGGTACGCCGCTGAAGCTGCTCGCGGCCCTCGGCGTGGCGCTGCTGCTCGCCCAGAGCCGGCGGGGGCAGGCCTTCTACCGGGCCGCCTTCTACGCGCCGTCGCTCATCGGTGCGAGTGTCTCGGTCGCGATCGTGTGGAAGGCGATCTTCTCGGACGACGCGGTCGTCGACCGTACCCAGAAGATCTTCGGGATCAATGTCGGCGGCTGGACCGGCGACCCGGACATGATCATCTACAGCCTGGTGGCGCTCACCGTCTGGCAGTTCGGCGCCCCCATGGTCATCTTCCTGGCCGGCCTCAAGCAGGTCCCGCGTGAGCTGTACGAGGCGGCCGAGGTCGACGGGGCGGGCAAGATGCGGCGGTTCTGGAACATCACGCTGCCGATGATCTCTCCCGTCCTCTTCTTCAACGTGCTGCTCGAGACGATCCACTCCTTCCAGATCTTCAGCTCGGCGTACATCGTCGGCGGCGGCGCCGGGAGCAACGCCTGCGGTCCGGCCGACGGCTCGATGGTCTACACCTGCTACCTCTACGTCCAGGGCTTCGAGAACAGCCGCATGGGTCTGGCCTCCGCGATGGCCTGGCTCCTGCTGATCGCGGTCGCCCTGGTGACGGCGGTGCTGTTCTGGTCCCAGAAGCGCTGGGTGCACTACGAGGAGGGCGCCCGATGA
- a CDS encoding zf-TFIIB domain-containing protein, with translation MQCPKCRAPMHTYNRNGVQIEQCSGCRGIFLDYGELESLTRLEAQWSQTAPPPPAAPQAYPAPQAYPVPPAPAWGAPHGGHGHHGHHRNKSFGRMLFSS, from the coding sequence ATGCAGTGTCCGAAGTGCCGTGCGCCGATGCACACGTACAACCGCAACGGTGTCCAGATCGAGCAGTGCAGCGGCTGCCGCGGGATCTTTCTCGACTACGGCGAGCTGGAGTCGCTGACCCGTCTGGAGGCCCAGTGGTCCCAGACCGCCCCGCCGCCCCCGGCGGCCCCGCAGGCCTACCCGGCCCCGCAGGCCTACCCCGTCCCTCCGGCCCCCGCATGGGGTGCCCCGCACGGCGGCCACGGCCATCACGGTCACCACCGCAACAAGAGCTTCGGCCGCATGCTGTTCTCGTCCTGA
- a CDS encoding CGNR zinc finger domain-containing protein produces the protein MLITHDTRCALDTVVDLVNTAPEDDTAADGLPDLATLADFVRNHEISDVGVLSEFDLSAVRKIRGRFAAVFAAPDARAAAHQINELVAAAGTTPRLTDHDGYDWHVHYFAPGASVADHLAADCGMALAFFVVAGEQERLRRCEAPDCRRAFVDLSRNRSRRYCDSRTCGNRLHVAAYRARRKEAAG, from the coding sequence GTGCTGATCACCCACGACACCCGGTGCGCCCTCGACACCGTGGTCGATCTGGTGAACACCGCACCGGAGGACGACACGGCGGCGGACGGGCTGCCGGACCTGGCGACCCTCGCGGACTTCGTGCGGAACCACGAGATCAGCGATGTCGGGGTGCTCTCGGAGTTCGACCTCTCGGCGGTGCGCAAGATCCGCGGGCGCTTCGCCGCCGTCTTCGCCGCCCCCGACGCCCGGGCCGCCGCCCACCAGATCAACGAGCTCGTCGCGGCGGCCGGCACCACCCCCCGGCTCACGGACCACGACGGCTACGACTGGCATGTGCACTACTTCGCGCCCGGTGCCTCCGTCGCCGATCATCTGGCCGCCGACTGCGGGATGGCGCTGGCGTTCTTCGTGGTGGCCGGGGAGCAGGAGCGGTTGCGGCGGTGCGAGGCGCCCGACTGCCGGCGCGCCTTCGTCGACCTGTCCCGCAACCGCTCGCGGCGGTACTGCGACAGCCGCACCTGCGGAAACCGCCTGCACGTGGCCGCGTACCGGGCGCGCCGCAAGGAGGCCGCGGGCTGA
- a CDS encoding ABC transporter substrate-binding protein — protein sequence MVNGRNVERRTVLKAAGATAATLGLAATTGCGGDGGTSADGTVTIRYAWWGAEDRAQRINKTIALFEKKYPKIKVKTDFQPYLDFWKKFNTQASGGNPPDVFQNAIGFLRKYDAKNVLLDLSEQAKAGNLRMEGFRAGLEKFGEIDGKLLGVPVGSNSMALVIDKPVYTRAGVKPEQGWTWDDFEAGMKKIRDKTGRAGDSGMYGTMYLYDLYLRQNGKAFFTEDGLGFTEADLTDWWTRARKGVEEGLYSDPKKVAQIKPKSALAAELSAGEYTWDNFTVRYTSEGKSEYGLAPIPTTDGKKTGQYLGSLMLSASKRTQHPKEVAQFIDFMVHDPEVAKIMGYDRGVPATQAQFDAYKPTDPVNQAIAAYEESLVKAGVLEPITPHPNGADICESAFLRIAEEMGLGKRSVAEAVKQFFNESKTALGT from the coding sequence GTGGTGAACGGCAGGAATGTTGAGAGACGTACCGTCCTGAAGGCGGCCGGAGCCACGGCAGCCACGCTGGGGCTGGCCGCGACGACCGGCTGCGGTGGTGACGGAGGGACCTCCGCGGACGGGACGGTGACGATCCGTTACGCGTGGTGGGGTGCGGAGGACCGCGCCCAGAGAATCAACAAGACCATCGCGCTCTTCGAGAAGAAGTACCCGAAGATCAAGGTGAAAACGGACTTCCAGCCTTATCTCGACTTCTGGAAGAAGTTCAACACTCAGGCCTCCGGCGGAAATCCGCCGGACGTGTTCCAGAATGCGATCGGCTTCCTCCGGAAATACGACGCGAAGAACGTGCTGCTCGATCTCAGCGAGCAGGCCAAGGCCGGCAACCTCCGGATGGAGGGATTCCGCGCGGGCCTGGAGAAGTTCGGCGAGATCGACGGCAAGCTCCTCGGCGTTCCGGTCGGTTCGAACTCGATGGCTCTGGTCATCGACAAGCCCGTCTACACCCGTGCCGGCGTGAAGCCGGAGCAGGGCTGGACGTGGGACGACTTCGAAGCGGGCATGAAGAAGATCCGGGACAAGACCGGGCGCGCCGGCGACAGCGGCATGTACGGCACGATGTACCTCTACGACCTGTACCTGCGCCAGAACGGCAAGGCGTTCTTCACCGAGGACGGACTCGGCTTCACCGAGGCCGATCTGACGGACTGGTGGACGCGGGCCAGGAAGGGCGTCGAGGAGGGTCTCTACTCCGACCCCAAGAAGGTCGCCCAGATCAAGCCCAAGTCCGCGCTCGCCGCGGAGCTCTCGGCCGGCGAGTACACCTGGGACAACTTCACCGTCCGCTACACCTCCGAGGGCAAGAGCGAGTACGGCCTGGCTCCCATCCCGACGACGGACGGCAAGAAGACCGGGCAGTACCTCGGCTCCCTCATGCTGAGCGCCTCCAAGCGCACCCAGCACCCCAAGGAAGTCGCCCAGTTCATCGACTTCATGGTGCACGACCCCGAGGTCGCCAAGATCATGGGCTACGACCGCGGTGTACCCGCGACCCAGGCCCAGTTCGACGCGTACAAGCCGACCGACCCGGTCAACCAGGCGATAGCCGCCTACGAGGAGTCCCTCGTCAAGGCGGGTGTCCTGGAGCCCATCACCCCGCACCCGAACGGCGCGGACATCTGCGAGTCGGCGTTCCTGCGCATCGCCGAGGAGATGGGCCTGGGCAAGAGGTCGGTGGCGGAAGCCGTCAAGCAGTTCTTCAACGAGTCGAAGACGGCTCTCGGCACCTGA
- a CDS encoding aminotransferase class IV, with protein MKIWLDGGLQDTESARVSVFDHGLTVGDGIFETVKAVDGRAFALTRHLDRLTLSARGLGLPDPDHDEVRRACAAVLDANPVPLGRLRITYTGGHGPLGSDRGEHGPTLVVALGETTRRPDSTAVITVPWTRNERGALTGLKTTSYAENVVALARAREQGASEALFGNTVGRLCEGTGSNVFVVLDGEIHTPPLASGCLAGITRALTAEWTGARETDLPLDVLERADEIFLTSTLRDVQAVHRVDGRELPGAPGPVTAKAMRIFEERAGNDLDP; from the coding sequence GTGAAGATCTGGCTCGACGGCGGGCTGCAGGACACCGAGTCCGCCCGCGTCTCCGTCTTCGATCACGGGCTGACCGTGGGCGACGGCATCTTCGAGACCGTGAAGGCCGTGGACGGCCGGGCGTTCGCGCTCACCCGGCACCTCGACCGGCTGACCCTCTCGGCGCGCGGCCTCGGCCTGCCCGACCCGGATCACGACGAGGTGCGCCGCGCCTGCGCCGCCGTCCTCGACGCCAACCCCGTACCGCTCGGCCGCCTCCGTATCACCTACACCGGCGGCCACGGCCCCCTCGGCTCCGACCGCGGCGAGCACGGCCCGACCCTCGTGGTCGCCCTCGGTGAGACGACCCGCCGCCCCGACTCCACCGCCGTCATCACGGTGCCCTGGACCCGCAACGAGCGCGGCGCGCTCACCGGCCTGAAGACCACCTCGTACGCCGAGAACGTCGTCGCTCTCGCCCGCGCCCGTGAACAGGGCGCTTCCGAAGCCCTGTTCGGCAACACGGTGGGGCGGCTGTGCGAGGGCACCGGGTCGAACGTCTTCGTCGTCCTCGACGGCGAGATCCACACGCCGCCGCTCGCCTCGGGCTGCCTCGCGGGCATCACGCGCGCACTGACGGCCGAATGGACCGGCGCCAGGGAGACCGACCTGCCGCTGGACGTCCTGGAGCGGGCCGACGAGATCTTCCTGACGTCCACCCTGCGGGACGTGCAGGCCGTGCACCGCGTCGACGGCCGTGAGCTGCCCGGCGCGCCGGGCCCGGTGACCGCCAAGGCCATGCGGATCTTCGAGGAGCGGGCCGGGAACGACCTCGACCCCTGA
- a CDS encoding NUDIX domain-containing protein, whose protein sequence is MEQRQAVVAVLLRGERLLAIRRGPAVVRPGYWQPLSGKIEPGESQEQAVVREVREEVGLTVVPEAKVWESETDDHLFRLHWWTARADTGEVVPDPREVAETRWVTPQEFLALDPVFDGDREFFERILQEL, encoded by the coding sequence GTGGAGCAGCGCCAAGCCGTCGTCGCCGTGCTCCTGCGCGGCGAGCGCCTGCTCGCGATCCGGCGCGGCCCGGCGGTCGTCCGCCCCGGCTACTGGCAGCCGCTCAGCGGCAAGATCGAGCCGGGGGAGTCCCAGGAGCAGGCGGTCGTCCGGGAGGTCCGCGAGGAGGTCGGTCTCACCGTCGTACCGGAGGCGAAGGTCTGGGAGTCGGAGACCGACGACCACCTCTTCCGCCTCCACTGGTGGACCGCCCGCGCCGACACGGGAGAAGTGGTCCCCGACCCGCGCGAGGTCGCCGAGACCCGCTGGGTCACCCCGCAGGAGTTCCTGGCCCTGGACCCGGTCTTCGACGGTGACCGCGAGTTCTTCGAACGGATCCTGCAGGAGCTGTGA
- a CDS encoding DsbA family protein yields MSDSTPDRSAAPVLEVWCDLQCPDCRTALDDLRALRARYGDRLELRLRHFPLEKNKHAFAAAQAAEEAWEQGRGWPYAEALLGRVEELARAGEPFLVELARELGLDAEEFDTALVDGRHILIVDADQAEGKAIGVTGTPTYVIGGERLDGGKSQEGLRERIEEIADRLLAGQGH; encoded by the coding sequence ATGAGCGACTCCACCCCCGACCGTTCCGCCGCCCCCGTCCTCGAGGTCTGGTGCGACCTCCAGTGCCCGGACTGCCGCACCGCGCTGGACGATCTCCGTGCCCTGCGCGCCCGCTACGGCGACCGGCTGGAGCTGCGACTGCGGCACTTCCCGCTGGAGAAGAACAAGCACGCCTTCGCCGCCGCCCAGGCCGCGGAGGAGGCGTGGGAGCAGGGCCGGGGATGGCCGTACGCGGAGGCCCTGCTGGGGCGGGTCGAGGAGCTGGCCCGTGCGGGTGAACCCTTCCTGGTCGAGCTGGCCCGGGAACTGGGCCTGGACGCCGAGGAGTTCGACACCGCGCTGGTCGACGGCCGGCACATCCTGATCGTGGACGCCGACCAGGCCGAGGGCAAGGCGATCGGTGTCACCGGCACCCCGACGTACGTCATCGGCGGTGAGCGGCTCGACGGCGGCAAGAGCCAGGAGGGGCTGCGCGAGCGGATCGAGGAGATCGCGGACCGGCTGCTGGCCGGGCAAGGGCACTGA
- a CDS encoding phosphotransferase family protein, translating to MNPTPLIPALTAKARATAHARTSTCPCGTATLADSPDATVVRHANTVAKAHPPDTTPTELARRLAVAAGHPEVLLPPLDPAPVDLHGRLVTFWPYGTPVDPADPDSAPWEAAATLLARLHRTPASEDLPVMRGPAKAARAIARLREAGPHPAVAPVLRAWATLPPWARAETPMPHTGTLCHGDLHLGQLVRHPADDGPWLLIDVDDLGVGVPAWDLARPAAWYACGLLPPGEWTRFLTAYREAGGPAVPVEGDPWPALDVPARALTAQTAARAVAKAAAAGRPLDEVEQSVVDACDRMAAVPPQLAQEHAK from the coding sequence GTGAACCCCACCCCGCTCATACCTGCCCTCACCGCCAAGGCCCGAGCCACAGCCCACGCACGCACATCGACCTGCCCGTGCGGCACAGCCACCCTCGCGGACAGCCCGGACGCCACCGTCGTACGCCACGCGAACACCGTCGCGAAGGCCCACCCCCCGGACACCACTCCCACCGAACTGGCCCGTCGTCTCGCCGTCGCCGCCGGCCACCCCGAGGTCCTCCTCCCTCCACTCGACCCGGCGCCGGTCGACCTGCACGGCCGCCTCGTGACGTTCTGGCCGTACGGCACGCCAGTGGACCCCGCCGATCCCGACAGCGCACCCTGGGAAGCCGCCGCCACCCTTCTCGCCCGCCTCCACCGCACCCCGGCTTCGGAGGACCTGCCCGTCATGCGCGGCCCGGCTAAGGCGGCTCGGGCCATCGCCCGGCTCCGCGAGGCCGGCCCGCACCCCGCGGTCGCCCCCGTCCTGCGGGCCTGGGCCACCCTCCCGCCCTGGGCCCGGGCCGAGACCCCGATGCCGCACACCGGCACCTTGTGCCACGGCGACCTTCACCTCGGCCAGCTCGTACGTCACCCCGCCGACGACGGCCCCTGGCTGCTGATAGACGTGGACGACCTCGGCGTCGGCGTTCCCGCCTGGGACCTCGCCCGGCCCGCCGCCTGGTACGCCTGCGGCCTGCTCCCACCCGGCGAATGGACCCGGTTCCTCACCGCCTACCGGGAGGCCGGCGGCCCAGCCGTCCCCGTCGAGGGCGACCCCTGGCCCGCCCTCGACGTCCCCGCCCGCGCCCTCACCGCGCAGACCGCGGCCCGGGCCGTCGCCAAGGCGGCAGCGGCCGGCCGTCCCCTGGACGAGGTGGAGCAGTCGGTCGTGGACGCCTGTGACCGAATGGCGGCCGTCCCGCCGCAGTTGGCGCAGGAGCACGCGAAGTAG
- a CDS encoding chorismate-binding protein has translation MLDLPALARFGDRVATGLLDVTDDPEALESSGFWAVCADFEGRLTCARFAHVRTADVRAYVPGAWRGPAAGDWTSSLDRAAYTAAVQRIRDHIAAGDVYQANLCRVLSAPVPPDADVDALTALLARGNPAPYAGTIRLPGHGVEIATASPELFLRRDGRVVESGPIKGTGRTEADLLEKDYAENVMIVDLVRNDIGRVCATGSVTVPDLCALEKHPGLVHLVSTVRGELADGAGWAELLGAAFPPGSVTGAPKSSALRIIDALETAPRGPYCGGIGWVDADRGAGELAVGIRTFWIDRADGMLRFGTGAGITWGSDPEGEWRETELKASRLLAIASGAYEVSGEDLT, from the coding sequence GTGCTCGACCTCCCTGCCCTCGCCCGCTTCGGCGACCGTGTCGCCACCGGGCTCCTCGACGTCACCGACGATCCCGAGGCCCTGGAGTCCAGCGGCTTCTGGGCCGTCTGCGCCGACTTCGAGGGCCGTCTGACCTGCGCCCGCTTCGCGCACGTCCGGACGGCGGACGTGCGGGCTTACGTGCCCGGCGCATGGCGGGGACCGGCTGCCGGTGACTGGACGTCCTCGCTCGATCGCGCCGCGTACACGGCCGCGGTACAGCGGATCCGTGATCACATCGCGGCCGGCGACGTCTACCAGGCGAACCTGTGCCGGGTGCTCTCCGCGCCCGTCCCGCCGGACGCCGACGTGGACGCCCTCACCGCGCTGCTGGCCCGCGGCAACCCGGCGCCGTACGCAGGAACGATTCGGCTCCCCGGGCACGGAGTGGAGATCGCCACCGCCTCCCCCGAACTGTTCCTGCGGCGCGACGGCCGGGTCGTCGAGTCCGGGCCGATCAAGGGCACCGGCCGTACCGAGGCGGACCTGCTGGAGAAGGACTACGCCGAGAACGTGATGATCGTGGACCTCGTCCGCAACGACATCGGTCGGGTGTGCGCCACGGGCAGTGTGACGGTGCCCGACCTGTGTGCCCTCGAGAAACACCCGGGGCTGGTCCACCTCGTCTCGACGGTTCGAGGCGAGCTGGCGGACGGGGCCGGCTGGGCCGAGCTGCTCGGCGCCGCCTTCCCGCCCGGCTCGGTCACCGGCGCACCCAAGTCCAGCGCGCTGCGGATCATCGACGCGCTGGAGACGGCGCCCCGAGGGCCGTACTGCGGCGGGATCGGCTGGGTCGACGCCGACCGGGGGGCCGGAGAGCTGGCCGTCGGCATCCGCACCTTCTGGATCGACCGGGCGGACGGCATGCTGCGCTTCGGCACCGGCGCGGGCATCACCTGGGGCTCCGATCCGGAGGGGGAGTGGCGGGAGACCGAGCTGAAGGCGTCCCGGCTGCTCGCGATAGCGTCGGGAGCGTATGAGGTGAGTGGAGAGGACCTGACGTGA